From the genome of Rhinatrema bivittatum unplaced genomic scaffold, aRhiBiv1.1, whole genome shotgun sequence, one region includes:
- the LOC115081434 gene encoding carnitine O-acetyltransferase-like → MICRPGASREALQLILGLVKNAPPQGPRSPLRCLSSSFPLPRQPVPPLAQTLERYLHALKPLVSSEELEQTHELVQDFGGPDGVGEALQAQLEKRATKTENWLTAWWQHAAYLESRLPLAVHSNPAVVLPKQDFDDWHGQLRFAAKLIAGVLDFKAKVERHLLLSEYMRGRPLCMDQYNKVFSSSRVPGSKHDSVLLYSRSRRPPVHITVVRNFQFFQLDVYNSDGTPLTVDQIQHQLLQIRHHSWKTDKEPLGVLTSDHRHTWGEAYNTLMRDKLNRDSVSTIQRSIFTVCLDAPVLKFSEGHYSSRMAAQMLHGGGSYSNSGNRWFDKTLQFIVGEDGSCGVLYEQATAEGPPIATILDHALEYCRNPDTVRSPMTRLPLPRKLYFYITPEIKRDIEHAKQNLDILINDLDITCFNYKEYGKNFPKQHGLSPDSFLQMALQLAYYRMYGCLCATCETASLRMFHLGRTDTIRSSSPEALEFVEAMEDPRRQIAEKVASLKKAVLSHSAYTDQALKGQAIDRHLLGLKLQAIEGGARVPDIFMDTSYAVATHWKISTGQVAARTDCVMCYGPLVPDGYAVCYNPMADCINFAVSAFNCCEETNAEKLARSLKEALDDLQGLLLHGGETAT, encoded by the exons ATGATCTGCAGACCCGGAGCCAGCAGGGAAGCCCTGCAGCTGATCCTG GGCTTGGTGAAGAATGCCCCACCTCAAGGACCCCGATCCCCTCTACGATGCCTTTCCAGCTCCTTTCCATTGCCACGGCAGCCAGTGCCGCCCCTCGCGCAGACGCTGGAGCGCTACCTGCATGCGCTGAAGCCTCTGGTGAGTtcggaggagctggagcagaccCACGAGCTGGTGCAGGACTTCGGGGGCCCGGACGGGGTCGGAGAGGCCCTGCAGGCACAGCTGGAGAAGAGGGCCACAAAGACTGAGAACTGG CTGACTGCATGGTGGCAGCATGCAGCGTACCTGGAGAGCCGCCTGCCACTGGCGGTGCATTCGAACCCGGCCGTGGTGCTGCCCAAGCAGGACTTTGACGACTGGCATGGACAGCTCAG GTTTGCCGCCAAGCTCATCGCGGGCGTCCTCGATTTCAAAGCCAAAGTGGAGCG CCACCTGCTGCTGTCGGAGTACATGCGAGGCCGGCCGCTCTGCATGGACCAGTACAATAAGGTCTTCTCCTCCAGTCGCGTGCCCGGATCCAAGCACGACAGCGTGCTGCTCTACTCCCGCTCCCGCCGCCCCCCTGTCCACATCACCGTGGTACGCAACTTCCAG TTCTTTCAGCTGGATGTGTACAACAGCGATGGGACCCCGCTAACAGTCGACCAGATTCAGCATCAGCTGCTCCAGATTCGCCACCATTCCTGGAAGACTGACAAGGAGCCGCTGGGGGTGCTGACGAGCGACCACCGGCACACCTGGGGAGAGGCGTACAACACGCTCATGAGAG ACAAACTCAACCGGGACTCAGTAAGCACCATCCAGCGCAGTATCTTCACCGTCTGCCTGGACGCCCCCGTCCTAAAGTTCTCTGAGGGCCACTACTCCAGCCGCATGGCTGCCCAGATGCTCCACGGTGGGGGTAGTTACTCCAACAGCGGCAACCGTTGGTTCGACAAGACCCTGCAG TTTATTGTTGGTGAGGATGGCTCATGTGGTGTTCTCTATGAGCAAGCCACTGCTGAGGGACCTCCCATCGCCACCATTCTGGACCATGCCCTTGAAtactg CAGGAACCCCGACACGGTAAGGAGTCCCATGACACGCCTGCCCCTTCCTCGGAAACTCTACTTCTATATCACGCCAGAGATCAAGAGGGACATCGAGCACGCCAAGCAGAACCTGGACAT ACTTATCAACGACCTGGACATCACCTGCTTTAACTACAAGGAATATGGCAAAAACTTCCCTAAGCAACATGGCTTGAGTCCTGACTCCTTCCTACAGATGGCATTACAGCTGGCTTATTACAG gatGTACGGGTGTTTGTGTGCCACCTGTGAGACCGCATCTCTGCGCATGTTCCACCTGGGGCGCACAGACACTATCCGCTCCTCCTCCCCCGAGGCGCTGGAGTTTGTTGAGGCAATGGAGGACCCCAGGCGGCAG ATTGCAGAGAAGGTGGCTTCGCTGAAGAAGGCCGTCTTGTCCCACAGTGCCTACACGGACCAG GCACTGAAGGGGCAGGCCATCGATCGGCACCTGTTGGGTCTGAAGCTGCAAGCCATCGAGGGCGGGGCCAGGGTTCCTGACATCTTCATGGACACCTCGTACGCCGTCGCTACCCACTGGAAGATCTCCACCGGGCAG GTGGCTGCGCGCACGGACTGCGTGATGTGCTACGGGCCGCTGGTTCCGGACGGCTACGCCGTGTGCTACAATCCCATGGCCGACTGCATCAACTTCGCTGTCTCTGCCTTCAACTGCTGCGAGGAGACCAACGCGGAGAAGTTGGCCAGGAGTCTGAAGGAGGCCCTCGACGACCTGCAAGGCCTCCTCCTGCACGGAGGAGAGACGGCCACTTAG
- the LOC115081436 gene encoding LOW QUALITY PROTEIN: lysosomal thioesterase PPT2-A-like (The sequence of the model RefSeq protein was modified relative to this genomic sequence to represent the inferred CDS: deleted 1 base in 1 codon) → MIAHLIATSLLPKACLWSILDYRKVAARMLRWPLALPMLLLLAPQLMAAYKPIIIVHGLFDSPADFRDLLGFINQTHPGTNVTVIDLFDHQKSLKPLWEQVRGFGEAVYPIMQNAADGVHLLCYSQGGLICRGLLETMPDHNVDTFISLSSPQMGQYGDTDYLRYLFPHYMKSNLYRICYTQLGQDFSICNYWNDPHHRDLYLNSSRYLAPLNAERSNPNATDWKKNFLRIRKLVLIGGPDDGVITPWQSSHFGFYDEDEQVTAMEEQKVYLQDSFGLKTLHARGSVALYTVCGVPHTMWHSNVTVYETCIAKWLT, encoded by the exons ATGATCGCTCACTTGATTGCAACGTCCCTGCTTCCGAAAGCTTGCTTATGGTCTATATTGGATTACAGGAAAG TCGCCGCCAGGATGCTCCGCTGGCCCCTGGCCCtgccgatgctgctgctgctagccccCCAGCTGATGGCCGCCTACAAGCCCATCATCATCGTCCACGGGCTCTTCGACAGCCCCGCCGACTTCAGGGACCTGCTGGGCTTCATCAACCag ACACACCCTGGCACTAATGTGACAGTCATCGACCTTTTTGACCACCAGAAGAGCCTGAAGCCACTGTGGGAGCAGGTGAGGGGCTTTGGGGAGGCCGTGTACCCCATCATGCAGAACGCGGCCGACGGGGTCCACCTGCTCTGCTACTCCCAAG GGGGGCTGATATGCCGGGGTCTCCTCGAGACCATGCCCGATCACAACGTGGACACCTTCATCTCGCTGTCCTCC CCCCAGATGGGGCAATACGGGG acacAGATTACCTGCGCTATCTCTTCCCCCACTACATGAAGTCAAATCTCTACCGAATCTGCTACACCCAGCTGGGGCAGGACTTCTCCATCTGTAACTACTGGAATG ATCCGCACCATCGAGACCTGTACCTGAACAGCAGTAGGTACCTGGCGCCGCTCAACGCGGAGAGGAGCAACCCCAATGCCACAG ACTGGAAGAAGAACTTCCTGCGGATCCGGAAGCTGGTCCTGATCGGGGGTCCGGACGACGGGGTGATCACGCCTTGGCAGTCCAG tcactttGGATTCTACGATGAGGATGAGCAAGTGACGGCAATGGAGGAGCAGAAG GTGTACCTACAGGACTCCTTTGGGCTGAAGACGCTGCACGCCCGGGGGTCCGTGGCCCTGTACACCGTGTGCGGCGTCCCCCACACCATGTGGCACTCCAATGTCACCGTCTACGAGACCTGCATCGCCAAGTGGCTGACCTAG